Part of the Girardinichthys multiradiatus isolate DD_20200921_A chromosome 14, DD_fGirMul_XY1, whole genome shotgun sequence genome is shown below.
TCCTAAATATATGCAGAAGAATCCATTTTAATGCTGGACTGACCTGTAGTACAGTTTGAGGAACAAATAAACCTTATGGACGGTCCAACTCTGGCCATAATGAGTCTCAGACAGCTACAATCTGATGTTAAAACATCTTCTTAGTGTTTCATAGGTTTATTCAGAAATTCAGGTATTTTCTAAATCTATGAAGGTACCCATAAATAAAGACTAATTTAAACGTTAAACAGTTCAATCAGCAATTAAAATAAACCATACCCTGTTGAATTATGTAAACATCCTAAAGCACCATGTATTCATTTAATGAAAACGTCTTATTATGAAACATCTAAGATTTAAACAAGATTTTGAATGAAaagtagaaaaatatattttatttatttatttactttcatCAGAATGAAGTCCAGCTCTCAGCCTCTGTCTTCCCACACATTTCCCTTTCTCAATCCCACAGCAGAGCTTTGTGTTTCAGTACGTGGGAGTTGGTGGGAGAGTGGAGTGCATAATGTTACGCAACAAGAACCGGTCTTGGCGTCCAGAACAAGAAGCAAACACGTAGGAGGTGTGTGCATCTTTCTCTGAGCttcattaataaaacaaactccCAACATCCTGCTTCTCCTGCTTGTTAGTATTCAATGTGTgcgttgttttctttttgctttctgCAAACACTCCGATGGCTTTTTGGGATTTATGAGCTGTGGCTCAGAAAATATACTAAATATGAGACATCACAAGAAAAAGGAAGAATGAAAAAGActagaaaaataatgaaagaaggTAATGCTAATAACAGAGGTAGGGACAAGAAATGGAACGTAACAGATAAGGAAATGTATAAATGATAAAAGGACgagaagaataaaaagaaatacattaaaaagtcattttcatcttctatactgcctATCCCAGAGTGGGTTGTGGGGGGACTGGTGCCAGCAGTCcacgggcaagaggcggggtacaccctggacaggtcgccaatccatcgcaggataaattacattacattacattaaaatgacattaaaaagtaaaaagtaaattcaattcagtcacaaattaaaaaaaaaaattaagggaaCAAAGAGATAAAGTAGTAAGATAGAAAATTAggctaaatataataaaaaataaatatatgtaccAAGTTCATAATGGCTGTTTTCTTCTGCTGTTTTTGTTCATCGCCAAACACACACTTCTTTTCTCTGGAGTCTACTTGTTTCTATGTGAGTTATAGTCGCCACCTGAGGGGATTCTGCATTATGTTGTCGGAAAGATGCAGAACCTCCTGGGTCATGCATCAGAGATATTTTTCAGCTGCCTTCTGCAGGTTAGGACAACATGTTGACACACAAATACATGCATATACATGCCCGCATAAATGCATCTCTccagatttatactgagaaacAAGAAGGTTTAAGCTTGAAATGGACAGACGCACATTTCTGAGGACAGCGAGGGACTGCATACATTAAGCATGtttaatgaggaaaaacatACAATAAATGTATAGATTTTCTtgtaagatttatttttagcaCAGTTGCTGTTATTGATacccttaatgctagcacaatGTAAATTGGATGACTAGCTACAGAACTACACAAAAATGCACTTTAGTGCTTTTATCCAAAGCGTTTTACATTAcagtcagtcatccacccattcagccacacattcacacactgacagtggtagactacattgtagccacagctgccctgaggctgactGACAGAAATGAGGCTGCCATTCAATCGCCGCCATTGAGCCCTCTGACCAGCATCAGCAAGCAAAGgtaggtgaagtgtcttgcccaagaacAGAACAACTGAGACAGATGGAGCGGGGGTTTGAACCCGCAACCCACCTTTTACAGGACGGACCCCAACCACTTGAGCAAAAGTGAGACTTGACACTGTTTTCCCTTAAATGaagaagacaaaggaacacagcagggtCAGGGGGAAAGCTGTAGAGAAGTTTATAGCAGAGTTTTAACATCTCTCAGAGCTCCGTTCAATCGATCATCTGACAAGGGAAAGAGTACcgcacagctgcaaacctaccgAGAGATGGTTACCATTGGTAACTCTTCCAGAGTTAACTCTAGaagagctgtagagatccacatcGCAGACAGGAGAACTATTGGGCTGATCCGGCACATTGATGAGTCTGCAttcagacaggaggtggatcggctggtacgctgatgtggtcagaaccacctggaacccACTCAAAACTGTGTAGAtaatggtggactttcggagaacaccatccccatcaCCCTCAACAatactgtgtctgctgtggacaacttccggttcctaggaaccacgaTTTCTCGAaccctgagatggtcttcacacatagacaatgttcagaagaaggcccagcagagactgtacttcctgaggcaattcaagaagtacaaccCATCCCAGGGGCGGCTGGTCATCTTTTACACTGTCATAATTCATTCTGTcctgtctttgtccatctcagtgtggtttggttcatccacaaaacaggacaggtccaaacatTTAGGATTATATGAGAAACACTATGGAAGGTAGAAAACTACCAATGCACCTCTTCTTTATGTCTTAGTTTTGCCACTAAAATAACATGTCTGATGTCACCCACAAATTTTCTATTGTATTTTTGTCCAGGGAATAAGCTGGCCACTTTGCACCAGCAATCTtcttggtctttcacataagaCCAGTGGAGCTTTTTGATATGGGCCATATGGGCAGTTGCCAGGGCAGCCTTAGGGCGTACTTGCATTATATCCAAAACAGAACTTATTTTATGTGCCCTGAAGAAGTTTTCTATTGCATTTTTGTATGTGCAGTCAGTTGGCTTGCCCTCCATAGTACTTTGAAGGTGCTTCCTGGTTGCTGCAGAAAACAGGGAGATCAGGTTATGTTAGCTGCTAACCACATAATGCCAATGTAGGGTGAGGCACAAGTTATTCTGTGACATCTTCTTTTCCATTAGCTAGAGTGGCTAGGTGCTACCTTTAGCTATGTCCAACTAGGAAAATTAAAGAAACTATGTCTCCACATCCAGGGGCCATTTTTGTGGATGTTTGTATTACTGAACCAACCACGAAAGGGGAAAAATGGTGGATGGCTCAAGGAAGGGCTCACTCAGGGTCCAATTCAAGCAAGAACTACTACTGCATAGGACATAttccaataaagattttaattaaGAGCAGCGATTGTGGATCACTGCAAACAGGAAAACCACACTATGGATTGGGAGTGGACCAAGGTCATCCGCATGCAAAACAACAAATGCCAGCGCTGGATCATGGAGGCAGTGGAGATTAGAAAGTGAGCCCACACAGCTATGTACCGGGACGAGGGGACCTTTTAGCTTTCCTTCACCTGGAATGACATCCTCCAGCGATAAGCCAGCAGCAGGGGGGACGGTGTCTATTAATATAATGACAGCCTGATACCGCCTCAGGGAACAATAGCTGATTTTGACACGTCACGTACCATCTAGTGACAATCCAGGATAGtctttattttgatttgattatCCACCTCTGTCACCATTGTCAGAATGTCCAGTCCCTCCACCAATAACGTGGCTAGACCTCCTGATTATTCCAAGTCTGTTAGCAGACAACAGCACACATGACTGTGGTAGCCACttttgggattatgattattgattaattaatatttatcaagaattataattaaaaatcataatttgagaaaattaatttcttaaccaaaaatcctcatttatgaatcgaaaccagataTGTCCTCtgttgttgtaattgtggctcaaagcccttgataattacaattactaaattctcagtaatagttgataactattattagatgtcactgttcaatcaaccgtttctgccgaaacttggggaactttgaccttattttgactgacaaatcactcttgaaaaaaataaacacaaacaccttcGCTTTacctacgtgaatatttatcaaatcaacagccctgatacaattcGCTCTTcagattcaataatcttcacctaatcaaacactcaaagttctacacaaaaagggtaaaatatctaactaaacaaaataaaacagcattgagtctgtatgagatcaaaccagcagttatggcaaaattacaagaggaatatggtgttgaacgaagctttgggagcacaTTGCTGGACCACATCCACACTGACCCCACTCATATTAGAGGGGTTCACTTGAGCCTTAGTCCTTCTCAAGTTCATATTCATCATATTTAGCTGTAGGTGTGTCCTCTCACTCCATGTGGCGAAGTTGTACACCACCGTCCTATACTCACTCTCATCTCCTCCCATAATACACCCCACTACTGTAGAGTCATCAGATAATTTCTGAAGGTGGCAGgtttcagagcagtaattaaagtCTGTGGTGTACAGAGCGAAAGGAAGGTGGAGAGGACAGTTCTACTCTGTCTGACGTACAGTGATATAGCATACTGAGGTCTGCTGGACAGAATAGTCCACAATTCAAGATATTAGCGCAAAGTCCACCTTCATCCATGCCAGCTTCTCAGCCAGCAGTGCCAACCTGACAATGCCAAAAGCACCGGAGAAATCGGAAAACATGATTTTCGCAGTACTTGCTGCCAGTTTGTTTCTTTCATTCCTCATCACATCCTACCATTGCACTGCCTGTTATTCCCACCATTGTTCTATAGTTCCTATTGTGTCTCCACCTGTATTCAGTGACAGCATCATCAATAAGATTCTCCTGTATGTGTGGCTGAATCATTTCCATTTTGGCTATTTTTTATTGCATGGTAGTTTTCCATTTACTACCTCATCTTCCTGATTTTGGTTTCCATTTAAAAGCTTTTGAGATAATATTTGGTAGCTTGATCCTGAAATAAGGGCCACGTGTTTGACACATGTTTTCACACAACAACCATCCTGAATAAACTCAAAAGTGTTCTTATTTTCAACACGTCCTTTCAATTAATGATTTAAGTTACACAAAATCAGCATCATGTATTTCTTGTCTTGTTCATTTTCTGTTACTCTACAAAATCTGCTAGTACTATTTTGTGCTATGTAGAAATATAGTTTCTATCAAACACAGTGACTGATGTGGTTACTGATGTTGGACTGCTGTTGTTTTGAGCTGTATGTACTATTTTAAGCCATCTGAGAAAACTTCAATCATTTCCTTTTACAGTTATCAAGGCTCCATCTTCTTTTTATGAAACAGGGAAGGCTCCACCTCTCGATGGCATTGCTCCACCCTACCTGTCAGGTCTTGGAGATTTTAAGGTGTAGCCAACATGTACATTGCCCATTAGTTGATTATATGCAGGTATGAGGAAAAGAAACTCACACAGTCGTTGTTACTGAGAGCTGAAATAATGCAGAGAGGACTTCAAATGGATCGAAACAACTTATCTTGTTCCATCTGCTTAGATCTACTGAAGGATCCAGTGACTATTCCCTGTGGACACAGCTACTGTATGAACTGTATTAAAACCCActgggatgaagaagatcagagGAGAATCTACAGCTGCCCTCAGtgcaggaaaaagttcagaCCGAGGCCTGTCCTGCAGAAGAACATCCTCTTAGCAGAGTTAGTGGAGGATCTAAAGAAGACTGGACTCCAAGCTGCTCCAGCTGATCACTGCTATGCTGGACCTGAAGATGTGGCCTGTGATGTCTGCACTGGAAGGGAGATGAAAGCTGCCAAGTCCTGTCTGGTCTGTTTGGTTTCCTACTGTGAGAATCACCTCCAACCTCACTATGATGCTGTACAGCTTAAGAAACACAAGCTGGTGGATCCCTCCAAGAAGCTCCAGGAAAACATCTGCTCTCGTCATGATGAGGTGATGAAGATCTTCTGTCGTACTGATCAGCAGTCTATCTGTTATCTCTGCTCTATGGATGAACATAAAGGTCATGAAACAGTCCCAGCTGCAGTAGAAAGGACTGAGAAGCAGAAGGAGCTCCAGGTGAGTCGACAACAAATCCAGGAGAGAATCCAGGACCAAGAGAAAGATCTGAAGCTGCTTCAACAGGAGGTGGAGGCCATCAATGTCTCTGCTGATAAAGCAGTGGAGTACAATGAGATGATCTTCACTAAGCTCATCCGTTTTATCCAGAAAAGAAGGtctgatgtgaagcagcagatcagaTCCCAGCAGGAAACTGAAGTGAGTCGAGTCAAAGATCTtcaggagaagctggagcaggagatcactgagctgaagaggaaagATGCTGAACTGGAGCAGCTCTCAAACACAGAGGATCACAACCAGTTTCTCCACAACTACCCCTCACTGTCAGCACTCAGTGAGTctacacactcatccagcatcaatattcgtcctctgagatactttgaggatgtgacagcagctgtgtcagagctcagagataaactacaggacatcctgagagacacatggacaaacatctcactgacAATCACTGAAGTTGATGTCTTGCTGTTaagaccaaaaccaaaaaccagagcTGACTTcttgaaatattttcaacacATCACTCTGAATCCACATACAGCAAATAAACATCTATTTCTGTCTGAGGAGAACAGAAGAGCTGCATTGATGAAACAACAACAGTCTTATCCTGATCACCCAGAAAGATTCATTGATTCTAAACAGGTTCTGAGTAGAGAGAGTCTGACTGGACGTTGTTACTGGGAAGTGGAGTGGAAAGGGGGAGGCGTCAAAGTGGCAGTTTCATATCACAATATCAGCAGAGCAGGTAACTCGTATGAATGTGCATTTGGATTCAATGACAAATCCTGGGCATTACATTGTGATAGCAACAgttacacattttatcacaacaacattaaaacccCAGTATCAGGTCCAGTTTCCTCCAGAATAGGAGTGTATCTGGACCACAGAGCAGGTATTCTGTCTTTCTACAGCGTCTCTGAAACCatgactctcctccacagagtccagaccacatTCACTCAGCCTCTACATGCTGGGATTCAGTTCTTTTACTACTATTTTTACTATTCAGGAGGAGACACAGCTGAGTTCATCAAACTTTAATAGGACTAGTTGGTTTAATTGTGTAATTAGTTCCATATGTTTTGCTGTGAGATCATTGTTTTACTATGTCCTCATTACTGAAAGTTCAACTGTCAATCATTCTTCATGGGAGGTACTTTGAAATTTGatttatcttgtttttgtttaggtttatttatgGAACAGGATGCTAGGCTATAGATACTGTAAAATAACATATATCCACATGAACTAATTACTTTTGTAAATTTTACCAGACCAAATGCAATGTTTGATTTATTGATTCGTGTAACCTAAAttgattttatgtcattttaCTTTGTACATAAGTTACATTAATAAAGCTGTTTTACCTTGGCCAAACCTCTGTATTATATAACATTATGCATCTATATCTCTGCAACAcactaaaatagaaaaattgcTACAACTGCCACGTAAAAATTAGCACATTTGTTggaaaataactcaaaataaaatgtaaaaagcattattattattattattattattattgagcaaaaatgaaaagaattaaaatggctggaggaaaaaaatcagttgAATGTCCTTGTTTAAATATTGGCTAAAGTTAGCACTACAGCACAGCTAGCTAAAACAGGAAGTTAGAAAGGTAGATGTAATTATTTTGCTTAATCATGGCGTGTTCAGgaatttttcattttagttgCTCTTAGGAGGCTGGTATAATGTTAACAATGAATAAATACCAAGaataatattttcttacattttattaCTAGCAGATTTTTCTGACTCCAACCTGCGGTTAGCTTGAACCTTACTAGGTATTATTCTGCCTTGGATCACTGGTAATTAGACGGCCAATACCTGGTACTTTGACATCGACAAACTGTTAGGTTGAGCATTACAAGCTATAGACTGACTATGACTAATTGAATGTCATTGTTGTTGCTTAATTTGACAATGAAAAGACATGAACAGAAGCAAGTCTGCCTCCACCACGACCCAAGACAGCTACAGTACTCCCAGGTAATGCTAGACCTGCTTTGATCACCGCGGAGCAGATTAGCTGAACCATTTCAATTTTGGCTATTCTTTATTCCATATGAATGGTAGTTTCCCATTTTCTTCctcatttttctgattttggtGTGCATTTAGCTTTTGATATGGTTTCCCTTTCCAAAATAAGTATGCTGCTACTCTGAACAATGTCTATAATCACCCATTTTACTCAGGCTTTCATAGAGGAATACACTATATTTCATCATATACAATACTTGCTTGCTTCATCCTGATATAAGGACCACCTGTTTGACACCTGTGTTTTTTCCACTctgttattttaaacacatctctcttaattaataattaagtTACAGAGCTGAATCGTTCAGCAGCATACACTTCTTGTCTGTTGGTTTTCTGGTACTCTACAACACCTGCTAGAAAATTATTTGCCATGTAGAAATATAGTTTCTCTCAAACACAGTGACTGATCTGGCTACTGATGTTGGACCGCTGTTGTTTTGAGCTGTATGTACTATTATAAGGACTCTAAGAAAGCTTCAATCCTCTCAATTGTCCAGGTATAAAAGCTTCATCTTCTTTTTATGAAGCAGAGAAAGCTCCACCTATCAATGGCGTTGCCCTGCCCCACCTGCCAGATCTTGGATATTTAAAGGCCAACATGCACTTTGTACATTGCCCTTTAGTTGACACCCCCTGAAAGGGCGGTAGTTTCATGTTTGAGGAAGTGAAACTCACACGGTCGTTGTTACTGAGAGCTAAAATGGCGCAGAGAGGACTTCATCTGGACAGAAATAACTTATTTTGTTCTATCTGTTTGGATCTACTGAAGGATCCAGTGACTATTCCCTGTGGACACAGCTACTGTATGAACTGTATTAAAGAACACTGGGatggagaagatcagaggagaaTCCACAGCTGCCCTCAGTGCAGGAAAACGTTCAGACAAAGGCCTGCCCTGTTGAAGAATATCATGTTACCAGAGTTGGTGGAGGATCTGAAGAAGACTGTACTCCAAGCTGCTCCAACTTATCACTGCTATGCCAAACCTAAAGATGTGGCCTGTGATGTCTGCACTGGCAGGAAGCGGAAAGCTGTCAAGTTCTGTTTGATCTGTTTGGCCTCTTATTGTGATAGTCACCTCCAAACTCATTACAGTGCTCCTCCTTTAAAGAAGCACAAGCTGGT
Proteins encoded:
- the LOC124880080 gene encoding tripartite motif-containing protein 16-like produces the protein MDRNNLSCSICLDLLKDPVTIPCGHSYCMNCIKTHWDEEDQRRIYSCPQCRKKFRPRPVLQKNILLAELVEDLKKTGLQAAPADHCYAGPEDVACDVCTGREMKAAKSCLVCLVSYCENHLQPHYDAVQLKKHKLVDPSKKLQENICSRHDEVMKIFCRTDQQSICYLCSMDEHKGHETVPAAVERTEKQKELQVSRQQIQERIQDQEKDLKLLQQEVEAINVSADKAVEYNEMIFTKLIRFIQKRRSDVKQQIRSQQETEVSRVKDLQEKLEQEITELKRKDAELEQLSNTEDHNQFLHNYPSLSALSESTHSSSINIRPLRYFEDVTAAVSELRDKLQDILRDTWTNISLTITEVDVLLLRPKPKTRADFLKYFQHITLNPHTANKHLFLSEENRRAALMKQQQSYPDHPERFIDSKQVLSRESLTGRCYWEVEWKGGGVKVAVSYHNISRAGNSYECAFGFNDKSWALHCDSNSYTFYHNNIKTPVSGPVSSRIGVYLDHRAGILSFYSVSETMTLLHRVQTTFTQPLHAGIQFFYYYFYYSGGDTAEFIKL